From the genome of Paraburkholderia aromaticivorans, one region includes:
- a CDS encoding YciI-like protein, translating to MHYLLTYDLVSDYLERRAAYRDAHLKLAWAAVERGELLLAGALAEPTDTAVLLFQGDSPAAAEAFAQADPYVLAGLVTRWRVREWTTVVGEGAAKPVR from the coding sequence ATGCACTATCTGTTGACGTACGACCTGGTATCCGACTACCTCGAACGGCGTGCGGCTTACCGGGATGCGCATCTGAAGCTCGCGTGGGCCGCCGTGGAGCGCGGCGAACTGCTGCTGGCCGGCGCATTGGCCGAGCCCACGGACACCGCCGTTCTGCTCTTTCAGGGCGACTCGCCCGCTGCCGCCGAAGCCTTTGCCCAAGCCGATCCCTATGTACTCGCCGGTCTCGTGACGCGCTGGCGCGTGCGTGAATGGACGACGGTGGTCGGCGAGGGCGCGGCGAAACCGGTGCGCTGA
- a CDS encoding PsiF family protein, whose amino-acid sequence MKIQSAIATLVLGAVLVSPVFAENSQQTKMADCNKQAGDKKGDDRKAFMKTCLSAKPAAAAPMSQQDKMKACNTQATGKKGDDRKAFMKSCLSSAPSN is encoded by the coding sequence ATGAAAATCCAATCCGCTATCGCTACGCTGGTGCTGGGCGCTGTCCTCGTTTCGCCGGTGTTCGCGGAAAACAGCCAGCAAACGAAAATGGCCGACTGTAACAAGCAGGCCGGCGACAAGAAAGGCGACGACCGCAAGGCATTCATGAAAACCTGTCTGTCGGCGAAGCCTGCCGCCGCCGCGCCGATGAGCCAGCAGGACAAGATGAAGGCGTGCAACACGCAAGCCACCGGCAAGAAGGGTGATGACCGCAAGGCGTTCATGAAGAGTTGCCTGTCGTCCGCGCCGTCGAACTGA
- a CDS encoding BPSL1445 family SYLF domain-containing lipoprotein: protein MQRRNFMLKTTAALAFGGLALAGCTTNKGNPDTPTTDASKRQSIDASVDGTMSRLFTTVKGSRELVSKARGVLVFPSVLQVGFVVGGQYGEGSLRVGGGTVGYYSTISGSFGFQAGAQSKAIIFLFMTQDALDRFRNADGWSAGGDASVALVKMGANGAIDTNTATAPVEVFVLTNAGLMADVSLQGTKVTRLKI from the coding sequence ATGCAAAGACGAAACTTCATGCTGAAGACTACCGCTGCGCTCGCTTTCGGAGGCCTTGCACTCGCTGGTTGTACGACGAACAAAGGCAACCCGGACACCCCCACTACCGATGCGTCCAAACGCCAGTCGATCGACGCTAGCGTCGACGGCACCATGTCGCGGCTGTTCACGACCGTGAAAGGCTCGCGCGAACTGGTCTCGAAGGCGCGCGGCGTCCTCGTTTTCCCGTCGGTGCTGCAGGTCGGCTTCGTCGTCGGCGGGCAGTACGGCGAAGGTTCGCTGAGGGTCGGCGGCGGCACGGTCGGCTACTACAGCACGATTTCCGGCTCGTTCGGCTTCCAGGCTGGTGCGCAGTCGAAGGCGATCATCTTCCTGTTCATGACGCAGGACGCGCTGGATAGATTCCGCAATGCCGACGGCTGGTCCGCGGGCGGCGACGCTTCCGTCGCGCTGGTGAAGATGGGCGCCAACGGCGCGATCGACACCAACACGGCGACGGCTCCGGTCGAAGTCTTCGTGCTGACCAATGCCGGCCTGATGGCCGATGTATCGCTGCAAGGCACGAAGGTTACGCGTCTGAAGATCTGA
- a CDS encoding glycosyltransferase family 4 protein: MKIAQIAPLTESVPPKLYGGTERVVSYITEALVELGHDVTLFASGDSVTNAKLEPVWPRALRLDPGIRDRVAPHMLLMELVRRQAENFDVLHFHLDYYSFSVFKRQETPFVTTMHGRLDLPEQQPVFDTFNTAPVISISNAQRHPLPQAKWLTTVYHGLPEQLYTPQPVEQKYLAFLGRISPEKRVDTAIRIAGRCGMPIRIAAKVDAADREYFERDIRPLLDLPYVEFIGEIADHQKAEFLSGAHALLFPIDWPEPFGLVMIEAMACGTPVIAFNRGSVPEVLEDGVTGFIVEDEIGAVAAVNRLHKMPRAGVRQRFEERFTSHRMAQQYVDAYQSVIRAQKRSRFKVIDTSGG, encoded by the coding sequence ATGAAGATTGCGCAGATCGCCCCTTTGACCGAATCGGTGCCGCCCAAGCTCTATGGCGGCACGGAGCGCGTCGTGTCGTACATCACCGAGGCGCTGGTCGAACTCGGCCATGACGTGACGCTGTTCGCGAGCGGCGACTCCGTGACCAACGCGAAGCTCGAACCCGTCTGGCCGCGCGCGCTGCGTCTCGATCCGGGCATTCGCGACCGCGTGGCGCCCCATATGCTGCTGATGGAACTGGTGCGCCGCCAGGCCGAAAATTTCGACGTCCTGCATTTTCACCTCGACTATTACTCGTTCTCGGTGTTCAAGCGTCAGGAAACGCCGTTCGTCACGACCATGCACGGCCGTCTCGACTTGCCCGAGCAGCAGCCGGTGTTCGACACCTTCAACACCGCGCCGGTGATCTCGATTTCGAACGCGCAGCGCCATCCGCTGCCGCAGGCCAAGTGGCTGACCACCGTGTATCACGGCTTGCCGGAGCAGCTTTACACGCCGCAGCCGGTCGAGCAGAAGTACCTCGCGTTTCTCGGCCGCATCTCGCCGGAAAAGCGTGTCGACACCGCGATCCGGATTGCCGGCCGCTGCGGCATGCCAATTCGCATCGCCGCGAAAGTGGACGCGGCCGACCGCGAGTATTTCGAACGCGACATCCGGCCGCTGCTGGATTTGCCGTATGTGGAGTTCATCGGCGAGATTGCCGATCATCAGAAGGCCGAGTTCCTCTCCGGGGCGCACGCGTTGCTGTTTCCGATCGACTGGCCCGAGCCGTTCGGCCTCGTGATGATCGAGGCAATGGCATGCGGCACGCCGGTGATCGCGTTCAACCGCGGCTCGGTGCCGGAAGTGCTGGAAGACGGCGTGACGGGCTTTATCGTGGAAGACGAGATCGGCGCGGTGGCGGCGGTCAATCGCCTGCACAAGATGCCGCGTGCGGGCGTGCGGCAGCGCTTCGAGGAGCGCTTTACCTCGCATCGCATGGCGCAGCAGTATGTGGACGCGTATCAGTCGGTGATTCGCGCGCAGAAGCGTTCGCGCTTCAAGGTGATCGATACGTCGGGAGGCTGA
- a CDS encoding AAA family ATPase: protein MLTTLAVAGYRSLRELIVPLGRLNVITGANGSGKSSVYRSLRLLAETARGGVITSLAREGGLPSTLWAGPERFSRAVLAGEFPVEGTRRKEPVSLRLGFAGDQFGYAIDLGLPAPERPSPPIPSKFLLDPIIKRECIWSGPALRPSALLVDRHGPALSTRDERGDWQTIPQPVASFDSMMTEFSDPRTAPEMVTVREQIRSWRFYDHFRTDAEAAARLPQIGTHTPVLANDGADLAAALQTIREIGDPDALDAAIDDAFPGSRLDVATQDGRFEVVMQQHGLLRPLKGAELSDGTLRYLLLVAALLTPRPPELLVLNEPETSLHPDLLPALARLIAQAARHSQVLVVSHAARLIAALEREDASESIVLEKHFGATRIADADERDLPAWKWPAR, encoded by the coding sequence ATGCTGACCACACTGGCTGTTGCGGGATACCGGTCGCTGCGCGAGTTGATCGTGCCGCTCGGCCGCCTGAACGTGATCACGGGCGCCAATGGCAGCGGCAAGTCGAGCGTGTATCGTTCGCTGCGTTTGCTGGCGGAGACGGCGCGCGGCGGGGTAATTACGTCGCTGGCGCGTGAAGGCGGCTTGCCGTCCACCTTGTGGGCCGGCCCTGAACGCTTTTCGCGCGCCGTGCTGGCCGGCGAGTTTCCGGTGGAGGGCACGCGGCGCAAGGAGCCAGTGAGTCTGCGGCTCGGTTTTGCCGGCGACCAGTTCGGCTATGCGATCGATCTCGGACTGCCTGCGCCGGAACGGCCATCCCCCCCCATACCCAGCAAGTTCCTGCTCGATCCGATCATCAAGCGCGAGTGCATCTGGAGCGGCCCCGCGCTGCGGCCATCGGCCTTGCTCGTGGACCGCCACGGCCCGGCGCTGAGCACGCGCGACGAGCGTGGCGACTGGCAAACCATTCCGCAACCGGTCGCGAGCTTCGACAGCATGATGACGGAGTTCTCCGACCCACGCACGGCGCCCGAGATGGTCACGGTACGCGAGCAGATCCGCTCGTGGCGTTTCTACGACCATTTCCGCACCGACGCGGAAGCGGCCGCGCGTCTGCCGCAGATCGGCACGCACACGCCGGTGCTCGCGAACGACGGCGCGGACCTCGCCGCGGCCTTGCAAACCATCCGCGAGATCGGCGACCCGGACGCGCTCGACGCCGCCATCGACGACGCCTTTCCGGGCTCGCGCCTCGACGTCGCCACCCAGGACGGCCGTTTCGAAGTGGTGATGCAGCAGCATGGCCTGCTGCGGCCGCTGAAAGGCGCGGAGCTGTCCGACGGCACCTTGCGCTATCTGCTGCTGGTCGCCGCGTTGCTGACGCCGCGCCCGCCGGAGCTGCTGGTGCTGAACGAACCCGAGACGAGCCTGCATCCGGATCTGCTGCCCGCGCTCGCCCGGCTGATCGCGCAGGCCGCCCGGCATTCGCAGGTGCTGGTGGTGTCGCATGCGGCGCGTCTGATCGCGGCGCTCGAGCGCGAGGACGCGAGCGAGTCGATCGTGCTGGAGAAGCACTTCGGCGCGACCCGTATCGCCGATGCGGACGAGCGCGACCTGCCGGCCTGGAAATGGCCGGCGCGATGA
- the otsA gene encoding alpha,alpha-trehalose-phosphate synthase (UDP-forming) has product MGRLIVVSNRVATPTETKGSAGGLAVGVFGALKDAGGVWFGWSGDVVSETVANAGPTLEQDGAVTFATVGLTRKDYDQYYRGFSNATLWPVFHYRNDLARYEREEYAGYRRVNAWLAHKLIKLLEHDDVIWIHDYHLIPFAEALRNEGVTNRIGFFLHIPFPAPQILLNIPPHEELVKSLSCYDLLGFQTATDELAFKDYVTRHARGSVSADGVVEAFGRKLRTGVYRIGVFPDEIAEQAKRYESRQHVLDLKQSLEGRKLIMSVDRLDYSKGLVERFRAFEHLLERSPEWRGNVTLVQIAPPTRSDVATYQKIRQDLEYEAGRINGRYSGLDYTPIRYLNQQYDRWKLMSLFRESQIGFVTPLHDGMNLVAKEYVAAQNPDDPGVLVLSIFAGAAAELTGALLVNPHDAIGMCEALQRALQMPLDARQRRHEINMAALRKNDLGVWRDTFLRDLRSVPVQKPGKGGGHY; this is encoded by the coding sequence ATGGGCCGACTGATCGTCGTGTCGAATCGCGTCGCAACGCCGACGGAAACCAAAGGATCGGCCGGCGGCCTCGCGGTCGGCGTATTCGGCGCGCTGAAGGACGCCGGAGGCGTGTGGTTCGGCTGGAGCGGCGACGTGGTCAGCGAGACCGTCGCCAACGCGGGGCCGACCCTGGAGCAGGACGGCGCCGTGACCTTCGCGACCGTGGGCCTCACGCGCAAGGACTACGACCAGTACTATCGGGGCTTTTCGAACGCGACCTTGTGGCCGGTGTTCCACTACCGCAACGACCTCGCACGCTACGAGCGCGAGGAGTACGCGGGCTACCGGCGCGTGAACGCGTGGCTCGCGCACAAGCTGATCAAGCTGCTCGAACACGACGACGTGATCTGGATTCACGACTACCATCTGATCCCGTTCGCCGAGGCGTTGCGCAATGAGGGCGTGACGAACCGCATCGGCTTCTTCCTGCACATTCCGTTTCCCGCGCCGCAGATCCTGCTCAACATTCCGCCGCACGAAGAACTGGTGAAGTCGCTGTCGTGCTACGACCTGCTGGGCTTCCAGACCGCCACCGACGAACTCGCGTTCAAAGACTACGTCACGCGCCACGCGCGCGGTTCGGTGAGCGCGGACGGCGTGGTCGAAGCATTCGGCCGCAAACTGCGCACCGGCGTCTACCGGATCGGCGTGTTTCCCGACGAGATCGCCGAGCAGGCAAAGCGCTACGAAAGCCGTCAGCACGTGCTCGACCTCAAGCAAAGCCTGGAAGGCCGCAAGCTGATCATGAGCGTCGACCGGCTGGATTATTCGAAGGGTCTCGTCGAACGGTTCCGGGCTTTCGAGCATCTGCTGGAGCGCTCGCCGGAATGGCGCGGCAACGTCACGCTGGTGCAGATCGCGCCGCCGACGCGTTCGGACGTCGCCACGTATCAAAAGATCCGCCAGGATCTGGAGTACGAAGCAGGGCGCATCAACGGCCGTTACTCGGGCCTCGACTACACGCCGATCCGTTATCTGAACCAGCAGTACGACCGCTGGAAGCTGATGTCGCTGTTTCGCGAATCGCAGATCGGTTTCGTGACGCCGCTTCACGACGGCATGAACCTGGTCGCGAAGGAATACGTCGCCGCGCAGAATCCCGACGACCCCGGCGTGCTGGTGCTGTCGATTTTCGCGGGCGCCGCGGCGGAGCTGACCGGCGCGCTGCTCGTCAATCCGCATGATGCAATCGGCATGTGCGAAGCCTTGCAACGCGCGTTGCAGATGCCGCTCGACGCGCGTCAGCGGCGCCATGAGATCAACATGGCCGCGTTGCGCAAGAACGATCTCGGCGTCTGGCGCGATACCTTTCTGCGCGATCTGCGCAGCGTGCCGGTGCAGAAGCCGGGCAAGGGCGGCGGGCATTACTGA
- a CDS encoding mechanosensitive ion channel family protein: MPTLDDLSRMAEAPLHTWLGALIVSVVALLLAVGIHRIGARIVTRLARPYPLTSVVLRYIDRPALFVLAILALEAVWWEAPDALTFITPLRDAAAIALIGAITWLSVRSAAAIGEAIIQAHPLDTADNLQARRIHTQARVLARSVMFVIVIVGVGGALMTFPNVRQIGASLLASAGVAGLVAGIAARPVLGNLIAGLQIALSQPIRLDDVVVIQGEWGRIEEITGTYVSVRLWDQRRLIVPLQWFIENPFSNWTRSSSQIIGTVFLYVDYRMPLAPLREELARIVEDAPEWDRRVQVLQVTDGTERSMQLRALVSSLDSGLNWDLRCRVREGLLDFIQTHYPQYLPRARAEVSAELEAGKGEPLDWVPRSTQTPAGSTAAHTEADPVASRAGRPAAGDVPQHVKEKV; this comes from the coding sequence ATGCCTACCCTCGACGACCTCAGCCGCATGGCCGAAGCGCCGCTGCACACATGGCTCGGCGCGTTGATCGTCTCGGTCGTCGCGCTGCTGCTGGCCGTGGGCATCCATCGGATCGGCGCGCGGATCGTGACGCGGCTCGCGCGGCCTTATCCGCTCACCAGCGTGGTGCTGCGCTATATCGACAGGCCGGCGCTTTTCGTGCTCGCGATTCTCGCGCTGGAGGCGGTGTGGTGGGAAGCCCCCGACGCGCTGACCTTCATCACGCCGTTGCGCGATGCCGCCGCGATCGCGCTGATCGGCGCGATCACGTGGCTCTCGGTGCGCTCGGCGGCGGCGATCGGCGAGGCGATCATTCAGGCTCATCCGCTCGATACCGCCGACAATCTGCAGGCGCGCCGCATCCATACGCAAGCGCGCGTGCTGGCGCGCTCGGTGATGTTCGTGATCGTGATCGTCGGCGTGGGCGGCGCGCTGATGACGTTTCCCAATGTGCGGCAGATCGGCGCGAGCCTGCTGGCGTCGGCGGGTGTGGCGGGTCTGGTCGCCGGTATCGCGGCACGGCCGGTGCTCGGCAATCTGATCGCCGGCCTGCAGATCGCGTTGTCGCAGCCGATCCGTCTCGACGACGTCGTCGTGATTCAGGGCGAGTGGGGGCGTATCGAGGAAATCACCGGCACGTATGTGTCGGTGCGCCTGTGGGATCAGCGGCGCTTGATCGTGCCGTTGCAATGGTTTATCGAGAACCCGTTTTCGAACTGGACCCGCAGCAGTTCGCAGATCATCGGCACGGTGTTTCTGTACGTCGACTACCGCATGCCGCTCGCGCCGTTGCGCGAGGAACTCGCGCGCATCGTGGAGGACGCGCCCGAGTGGGATCGCCGCGTCCAGGTGCTGCAGGTGACGGACGGCACCGAGCGCTCGATGCAATTACGCGCCCTCGTCAGTTCGCTCGATTCCGGCCTGAACTGGGATCTGCGCTGCCGGGTACGCGAGGGACTGCTCGATTTCATTCAGACGCACTACCCGCAGTACTTGCCGCGGGCGCGCGCGGAGGTGTCGGCGGAGCTCGAAGCGGGCAAGGGCGAACCGCTCGACTGGGTGCCGCGCAGCACGCAGACGCCGGCGGGCAGCACCGCCGCGCACACCGAGGCCGATCCGGTGGCCAGCCGTGCCGGGCGCCCTGCGGCGGGCGACGTGCCGCAGCACGTTAAGGAAAAGGTCTGA
- a CDS encoding Rap1a/Tai family immunity protein: MLRALIFASALAAPLSAAAFTGGDLNKLCTKTDVASRSACAAYIEGAADGIFNTIDAIGGTTGPRVGQYFCLPQDARSAQLTDAVRKYIAENPIVAGYNASTAISLGLGKAFPCKSGS; encoded by the coding sequence ATGCTGCGGGCTTTGATTTTCGCCAGCGCGCTTGCCGCACCGCTATCGGCAGCCGCATTTACGGGAGGCGACCTCAACAAGCTGTGCACCAAGACGGATGTGGCATCGCGTAGTGCCTGCGCCGCTTATATCGAAGGCGCCGCCGACGGCATCTTCAACACCATCGACGCGATCGGCGGCACGACCGGCCCGCGCGTCGGCCAGTACTTCTGCTTGCCGCAGGACGCGCGCTCGGCGCAGCTCACCGATGCGGTGCGCAAGTACATTGCCGAGAATCCGATCGTCGCGGGCTACAACGCCAGCACGGCGATCTCGCTCGGGCTCGGCAAGGCGTTTCCCTGCAAGAGCGGAAGCTGA
- a CDS encoding ankyrin repeat domain-containing protein → MREISMSFTALQGTCAAGVAARGALVSARRRASRLAFAAALACAALTSLAVSPAEAAPIDSLIKSVKFDDVDGVNKLLAKGMDPNSVDNQGIPLLVLAAREKSDKVGAALLANPKTNIEIQDKAGENAMMMAALNGDLAFVNQLIAKDAEVNKKGWAPLHYAAANGNDDIVKVLLDHSAYVDAGSPNGTTPLMMAARGGHVSTVKLLLDNGADLTVKNQIGMTALDFAKTYKEPDVVEGLTARLQQMQQK, encoded by the coding sequence ATGAGAGAAATTTCGATGTCGTTCACAGCACTTCAAGGCACTTGCGCAGCGGGCGTGGCAGCGCGTGGCGCGCTGGTTTCGGCGCGGCGCCGCGCTTCGCGTCTTGCTTTCGCGGCGGCGCTGGCATGTGCCGCGCTGACGTCGCTGGCAGTGTCGCCGGCCGAGGCCGCGCCGATCGATTCGCTGATCAAATCGGTCAAGTTCGACGACGTCGACGGCGTCAACAAGCTGCTCGCCAAGGGCATGGACCCGAACAGCGTGGATAACCAGGGCATTCCGCTGCTCGTGCTCGCCGCGCGCGAGAAATCGGACAAGGTCGGCGCCGCGTTGCTGGCCAATCCGAAGACCAACATCGAGATTCAGGACAAGGCCGGCGAGAACGCAATGATGATGGCCGCGCTGAACGGCGATCTCGCCTTCGTCAACCAGTTGATCGCGAAAGACGCCGAAGTCAACAAGAAGGGCTGGGCGCCGTTGCACTACGCGGCGGCGAACGGCAACGACGACATCGTCAAGGTGCTGCTCGACCATTCGGCCTACGTCGACGCCGGCTCGCCGAACGGCACCACGCCGCTGATGATGGCCGCGCGCGGCGGCCACGTGTCGACCGTGAAGCTGTTGCTCGACAACGGCGCGGACCTGACGGTGAAGAACCAGATCGGCATGACGGCGCTCGATTTCGCCAAGACCTACAAGGAGCCGGACGTGGTCGAAGGGCTGACCGCGCGCCTGCAGCAGATGCAACAGAAATAA
- a CDS encoding TatD family hydrolase, translated as MFVDSHCHINFEGLAERLPQVLDNMRSHSVTHALCVSVDLETLPSVLDIASRYENVYASVGVHPDHEHMREPGVAELVELAAHPKVVAIGETGLDYYRLEGRTIADMEWQRERFRTHIRAAHATNKPLIIHTRSSSEDTLRIMAEERASEPGGVMHCFTEPWSVAEQALAQNFYISLSGIVTFKSATDVQDVARRVPLERLLIETDSPYLAPVPYRGKPNEPAYVSYVGRFIAQQREMPEAALAAATTQNFFRLFKIPAPTGA; from the coding sequence ATGTTTGTCGACTCGCATTGCCATATCAACTTCGAAGGACTCGCCGAGCGCCTGCCGCAGGTGCTCGACAACATGCGCAGCCATTCGGTCACCCATGCGCTGTGCGTGTCCGTCGATCTGGAGACGCTGCCTTCCGTGCTGGATATCGCCAGCCGGTACGAGAACGTGTACGCGTCGGTCGGCGTGCACCCGGACCACGAGCACATGCGCGAGCCGGGCGTCGCCGAACTGGTCGAACTGGCCGCGCATCCGAAGGTGGTCGCGATCGGCGAGACCGGGCTCGATTACTACCGGCTGGAAGGCCGCACCATCGCCGACATGGAATGGCAGCGCGAGCGCTTTCGCACCCATATCCGCGCGGCGCACGCGACGAACAAGCCGCTGATCATCCATACGCGTTCGTCGTCGGAAGACACGCTGCGCATCATGGCCGAGGAGCGCGCGAGCGAGCCGGGCGGCGTGATGCATTGCTTCACCGAACCGTGGTCCGTTGCCGAACAGGCGCTCGCGCAGAATTTTTACATCTCGTTGTCGGGCATCGTCACGTTCAAGAGCGCGACCGACGTGCAGGACGTCGCGCGCCGTGTGCCGCTCGAACGTCTGCTGATCGAAACCGACTCGCCGTACCTCGCGCCCGTGCCGTATCGCGGCAAGCCTAATGAACCTGCGTACGTAAGTTATGTCGGACGGTTCATCGCGCAGCAACGCGAGATGCCGGAAGCGGCGTTGGCCGCCGCGACCACGCAGAACTTCTTCCGCCTTTTCAAGATCCCCGCGCCCACCGGCGCGTGA
- a CDS encoding GNAT family N-acetyltransferase, which translates to MSLSYRDATLDDLPAIVAIYNSTVPSRQVTADLEPVSVESRLAWFHAHGPHKRPLWVVEDPQQPGRVIAWLSFSDFYGRPAYLRTAEVSIYLDESARGRGLGKQLLAASLAAAPGLGIDTVLGFIFGHNEASLRLFRGFGFDTWGSLPRVAVLDGVERDLVILGKRLELAATAPAAA; encoded by the coding sequence ATGAGCCTTTCCTACCGCGATGCCACGCTCGACGATCTGCCCGCGATCGTCGCCATCTACAACTCGACGGTGCCGTCGCGCCAGGTCACCGCCGATCTCGAACCGGTCAGCGTCGAAAGCCGGCTGGCCTGGTTTCACGCGCATGGCCCGCACAAGCGACCGTTGTGGGTGGTGGAAGACCCGCAGCAGCCCGGCCGCGTGATCGCGTGGCTGAGCTTTTCGGACTTCTACGGCCGGCCGGCCTATCTGCGCACCGCCGAGGTCAGCATCTATCTCGACGAAAGCGCGCGCGGCCGGGGTCTCGGCAAGCAGTTGCTGGCGGCTTCGCTGGCGGCGGCGCCGGGGCTCGGTATCGACACCGTGCTCGGTTTTATCTTCGGTCACAATGAAGCGAGCTTGCGCCTGTTCCGCGGCTTCGGTTTCGACACGTGGGGCTCGTTGCCGCGCGTGGCCGTGCTGGACGGTGTGGAGCGCGATCTGGTGATTCTCGGCAAGCGCCTCGAGCTCGCCGCCACAGCCCCGGCCGCCGCCTGA
- a CDS encoding DNA polymerase III subunit delta', with translation MIYPWQADDWNRLQQLRGHWPHALLLHGQAGIGKLRFARHLAQGLLCEAQQANGEPCGACVACNWFAQGNHPDYRIVVPEALAAEAGLNNGADEKADKADADEGKKTRTPSKEIKIEQIRGLLDFVGVGSHRGGARVVVLYPAEGLNIAAANALLKTLEEPPAGVVFLMVSARIDRLLPTIISRCRQWPMTMPAPDVATKWLAAQGVAEAPALLAEAGGAPLTALALASDENRALRDWTLKQLAAGPACDAFACGEALQKLPVPLVLGWLQRWMYDLLAQRTAGTPRYFPQASAALTRCASQADAGAFARFMRAVTRQRAVESHPLNARLVFEELFLGYRELFA, from the coding sequence ATGATTTATCCGTGGCAAGCCGACGACTGGAACCGCCTGCAGCAACTGCGCGGCCACTGGCCGCACGCCCTGTTGCTGCATGGACAGGCGGGCATCGGCAAGTTGCGCTTCGCGCGGCATCTCGCGCAAGGCCTGCTGTGCGAGGCTCAGCAAGCCAACGGCGAGCCGTGCGGGGCGTGCGTGGCCTGCAACTGGTTTGCGCAAGGCAATCATCCGGACTACCGGATCGTCGTGCCCGAGGCGCTGGCCGCCGAAGCGGGCCTGAACAACGGGGCGGACGAAAAAGCCGACAAGGCCGATGCCGACGAAGGCAAGAAGACCCGCACGCCGAGCAAGGAAATCAAGATCGAGCAGATTCGCGGCTTGCTCGACTTCGTCGGCGTGGGTTCGCACCGCGGCGGCGCCCGCGTGGTCGTGCTGTATCCGGCGGAAGGGCTGAATATCGCCGCGGCCAACGCGCTGCTGAAGACGCTCGAAGAGCCGCCTGCGGGCGTCGTGTTCCTGATGGTGTCGGCGCGTATCGATCGCCTCTTGCCCACCATCATCAGCCGCTGCCGCCAGTGGCCGATGACCATGCCCGCGCCGGACGTGGCGACGAAGTGGCTCGCCGCGCAAGGTGTGGCCGAAGCGCCTGCGCTGCTCGCGGAAGCCGGCGGCGCGCCGCTCACGGCACTGGCGCTCGCCAGCGACGAAAACCGCGCGCTGCGCGACTGGACGCTCAAACAACTGGCCGCCGGCCCGGCCTGTGACGCCTTCGCCTGCGGCGAGGCGCTGCAGAAGCTGCCCGTGCCGCTGGTGCTGGGCTGGCTGCAACGCTGGATGTACGATTTGCTGGCGCAGCGCACGGCGGGCACGCCACGTTACTTTCCGCAAGCGTCGGCGGCGCTGACACGCTGTGCGTCGCAAGCCGACGCCGGCGCGTTCGCGCGCTTCATGCGCGCCGTGACGCGCCAGCGCGCCGTCGAGAGCCATCCGCTGAATGCGCGGCTGGTATTCGAGGAACTGTTTCTCGGCTACCGCGAGTTGTTCGCGTAA
- the tmk gene encoding dTMP kinase, with product MARGKFITFEGIDGAGKTTHLGWFRERLEQKVAGTGRSVVMTREPGGTPLGEQIREIVLHQKMDLETEALLMFALRRQHLAEVIEPALARGDWVLSDRFTDATFAYQGGGRGLPRDKLETLERWVQGGFQPDLTVLFDLAPEIANERRSAARDPDRFESESAAFFARTRAEYLRRAEEAPYRFAIIDSAQSIAQIQRRLEELIAVL from the coding sequence ATGGCGCGGGGCAAATTCATTACGTTTGAGGGCATTGACGGGGCGGGCAAGACCACCCACCTCGGCTGGTTTCGGGAGCGCCTCGAGCAGAAAGTCGCAGGCACCGGGCGCTCGGTCGTCATGACGCGCGAACCGGGCGGCACGCCGCTTGGCGAGCAGATCCGCGAAATCGTGCTGCACCAGAAAATGGATCTCGAAACCGAGGCGCTGCTGATGTTCGCGCTGCGCCGCCAGCATCTGGCCGAAGTGATCGAACCGGCGCTCGCGCGCGGCGACTGGGTGCTGTCGGACCGTTTCACCGACGCGACCTTCGCCTATCAGGGCGGCGGCCGCGGACTGCCGCGCGACAAGCTGGAAACGCTGGAGCGCTGGGTGCAGGGCGGTTTCCAGCCGGACCTGACGGTGCTGTTCGACCTCGCGCCCGAGATCGCCAACGAGCGGCGCAGCGCGGCGCGCGATCCGGATCGCTTCGAGAGCGAATCGGCGGCGTTTTTCGCCCGCACCCGCGCCGAATATCTGCGCCGTGCCGAAGAAGCACCGTACCGTTTCGCTATCATCGACTCCGCGCAGAGCATCGCGCAAATCCAGAGACGACTTGAAGAATTGATCGCAGTTCTTTGA